From Bacillota bacterium, one genomic window encodes:
- the aroH gene encoding chorismate mutase: protein MSPVRGIRGANTVEDNTRAAIFQATRELLETVVRDNELQLEDIVSVFLTLTPDLDADFPATAARDMGWDRVPLLCATEINVPGAMPRCLRVLMHVHTGRSQNEIKHVYLGRTAALRPDLSQ from the coding sequence ATGAGTCCGGTACGCGGAATCCGCGGCGCAAACACCGTCGAGGACAATACCCGGGCAGCCATTTTCCAGGCTACGCGGGAACTGCTGGAGACCGTGGTCCGGGACAACGAGCTCCAGTTGGAGGATATCGTCAGCGTGTTTCTAACGCTTACTCCGGATCTGGACGCCGACTTTCCGGCGACGGCGGCCCGGGACATGGGCTGGGACCGGGTTCCGCTCCTGTGCGCCACCGAGATCAATGTTCCGGGAGCCATGCCCCGTTGCCTGCGTGTCCTGATGCACGTCCACACCGGCCGCTCCCAGAACGAGATCAAACATGTGTACCTGGGCCGGACGGCCGCTTTGCGTCCGGACCTCTCTCAATGA
- the trpD gene encoding anthranilate phosphoribosyltransferase, whose amino-acid sequence MIREALQKLVGGEDLEQHEAEAVMADIMDGRATPAQIGALLAGLRLKRETAAEIRGFALAMRARAEPVPTRHELVADTCGTGGDGAQTFNISTTAAFVVAGAGVPVAKHGNTAVSSRCGSADVLRHLGVNLDLTPAEMGACLDEVGIAFLFAPHLHRAMRHAAGPRQELGIRTVFNILGPLTNPVRPRIQVLGVFDPAVAELVADALCGLAVERAFVIHGAAGLDEVSPAGPAKVWEVRPGSVRAGVLDPAELGFARAGVESLSGGSPPDNARITLEILQGTSGPRRDAVLLNAGLTLLAAGRAGDMAQAVRLAAECLDSGAARERLTRLIEFTGRGKACWTR is encoded by the coding sequence TTGATCCGGGAAGCGCTGCAGAAACTGGTCGGCGGGGAGGACCTGGAGCAGCACGAAGCGGAAGCGGTCATGGCCGACATTATGGACGGCCGGGCCACGCCCGCGCAGATCGGCGCGTTGCTGGCCGGGCTGCGCCTGAAGAGAGAGACGGCGGCGGAAATCAGGGGCTTCGCCCTGGCGATGCGGGCGCGGGCCGAACCGGTGCCGACGCGGCACGAACTGGTGGCCGACACCTGCGGTACCGGCGGTGACGGCGCCCAGACTTTCAATATCTCCACCACCGCCGCCTTCGTCGTGGCCGGCGCCGGAGTGCCGGTGGCCAAACACGGCAACACGGCGGTCTCCAGCCGGTGCGGCAGCGCGGACGTCCTGCGCCATCTGGGGGTGAACCTGGACTTGACCCCGGCCGAGATGGGAGCCTGCCTCGACGAGGTGGGGATCGCCTTTCTTTTCGCGCCGCACCTGCACCGGGCTATGCGGCACGCTGCCGGACCGCGGCAGGAACTCGGCATCCGGACCGTGTTCAACATCCTGGGGCCGCTGACCAACCCGGTGCGCCCCCGGATTCAGGTGCTGGGGGTGTTCGACCCGGCGGTCGCGGAGTTGGTGGCCGATGCCCTGTGCGGCCTGGCCGTGGAACGCGCATTTGTGATCCACGGAGCCGCCGGTCTTGATGAGGTATCCCCGGCCGGCCCGGCCAAGGTCTGGGAAGTGCGCCCCGGTTCGGTGCGGGCGGGGGTCCTTGACCCGGCGGAACTGGGGTTTGCCCGGGCCGGTGTCGAGTCACTGTCCGGCGGTTCCCCGCCGGACAACGCCCGGATCACGCTGGAAATCCTGCAGGGCACCTCCGGGCCGCGGCGGGACGCCGTGCTGTTAAACGCGGGCCTGACGCTTTTGGCCGCGGGCCGGGCCGGGGACATGGCCCAAGCGGTGCGCCTCGCGGCCGAGTGCTTGGATTCCGGGGCGGCCCGGGAGCGATTGACGCGACTGATTGAATTTACGGGGCGGGGAAAAGCATGCTGGACCAGATAA
- a CDS encoding pseudouridine synthase, with product MRLHKYLAEAGVASRRACEELILAGRVRVNGRVVHELGTTVDGFQDRVEVDGREVRPEAKVYVLLYKPRGYVTTARDPQGRRKVTDLVAGAGGRVFPVGRLDYDSEGLLLLTNDGDLAYRLTHPRFHVPKTYRVVLDRTPGPAALGAIERGVRLEDGPTAPAEIRLLGGDGGEALVEMTIHEGRKRQVRRMWAALGFEVKRLKRVRMAGLELGRLEPGGWRHLQPSELQSLRKLVSLA from the coding sequence GTGAGGCTGCACAAGTACCTGGCGGAGGCCGGCGTCGCCTCGCGCCGCGCCTGCGAGGAGCTGATCCTGGCCGGGCGGGTGCGGGTCAACGGCCGGGTGGTCCACGAATTGGGGACCACGGTCGATGGCTTTCAGGACCGCGTGGAGGTGGACGGCCGCGAAGTCCGGCCCGAGGCCAAGGTTTACGTTTTGTTGTACAAGCCCCGGGGCTACGTGACCACGGCCCGGGATCCCCAGGGAAGGCGAAAAGTCACGGACCTGGTGGCGGGAGCGGGCGGGCGGGTCTTTCCGGTCGGCCGCCTGGACTACGACAGCGAGGGTCTCCTGCTGCTGACCAACGACGGCGACCTGGCCTACCGCCTTACCCATCCCCGTTTCCACGTCCCGAAGACCTACCGGGTGGTGCTGGACCGCACGCCCGGACCAGCGGCGCTCGGTGCGATCGAGCGCGGCGTTCGCCTGGAGGACGGCCCGACGGCGCCGGCCGAAATCCGCCTGCTTGGGGGTGACGGCGGGGAGGCGCTGGTGGAGATGACCATTCACGAGGGCCGGAAACGCCAGGTGCGGCGGATGTGGGCCGCCCTGGGCTTTGAAGTCAAGAGGCTCAAACGCGTGCGGATGGCCGGCCTCGAACTCGGGAGACTTGAGCCCGGCGGCTGGCGGCACCTGCAGCCGTCCGAGCTGCAAAGCTTAAGGAAACTGGTGAGTTTGGCGTAA
- the ytfJ gene encoding GerW family sporulation protein, which yields MAMEPHPIEGLMRTAMESIKEMIDVNVVVGDPVETPDGTVVIPVSRVALGFAAGGAEFEVDKGEEETVFPFGGGSGAGVSVQPVGFLVIGKDQVRLIPVDANVIADRLIDLAPQVLDKIDALIKRSEPKKEQPPQ from the coding sequence ATGGCAATGGAACCGCACCCCATCGAAGGACTTATGAGGACCGCGATGGAGAGCATAAAAGAAATGATCGACGTGAACGTCGTGGTCGGTGATCCGGTGGAAACACCGGACGGAACGGTGGTGATCCCGGTTTCCCGGGTCGCCCTGGGCTTCGCCGCCGGTGGCGCTGAGTTCGAGGTCGACAAGGGTGAAGAGGAGACCGTGTTCCCGTTCGGCGGCGGCAGCGGCGCGGGTGTGTCCGTGCAGCCGGTGGGTTTTCTGGTCATCGGCAAGGACCAGGTGCGCCTGATCCCGGTGGACGCCAACGTAATCGCCGACCGCCTGATCGACTTGGCGCCGCAGGTGCTGGACAAGATCGACGCCCTGATCAAGCGTTCGGAGCCGAAGAAAGAGCAACCGCCGCAGTAG
- a CDS encoding HD-GYP domain-containing protein, producing MRKVPVNYLEPGMRLARPVLGTGGEVYLAAGVTLSRKYIQRLEKIGFSSVYVEDRLLDGVFVQDVISDKTRRDAIMQVRKSLMEWSRPGTKAINVTQDITRVADAIVGDLLKNPFSTVNLVDIRTEGAYLFHHSVNVCVLAVLAGINYGLQREQLINLGVGALLHDAGKVRVPAEILNKPGSLTADEFDQVKLHCAHGRDILGGHPASSVIAYAHHERYNGGGYPLGLKGRDINYLAQMVGIADIYDALTSERCYRKAHAPHDALELIAGSGNWWFDTRLVHNFVRCVAAYPTGTLVVLSSGEVGVVVDTPQAHPFFPNVRILLNAQRRKVLPYTRSTVQENLWVSRVLDDEEVRTIRQTLGEIFQND from the coding sequence ATGCGAAAGGTACCGGTGAACTACCTTGAACCGGGAATGCGGCTGGCGCGGCCGGTCCTGGGCACCGGCGGCGAGGTGTATTTGGCGGCCGGTGTCACTTTAAGCAGGAAGTACATTCAACGGCTGGAGAAGATCGGCTTTAGCTCCGTTTATGTGGAGGACCGCCTGCTTGACGGGGTGTTCGTGCAGGACGTTATATCGGATAAGACCAGACGGGACGCCATAATGCAGGTCCGAAAATCGCTCATGGAATGGTCCAGGCCCGGAACAAAAGCGATCAATGTTACTCAGGACATTACCCGGGTAGCGGACGCCATTGTCGGCGACTTATTGAAAAACCCCTTCTCCACCGTCAACCTGGTCGATATTCGTACCGAGGGAGCGTACCTCTTTCACCACTCGGTAAACGTGTGCGTGCTGGCCGTCCTCGCCGGAATAAACTATGGGCTCCAAAGAGAACAACTGATCAATCTCGGGGTGGGCGCTCTGCTGCACGATGCCGGGAAAGTACGGGTCCCCGCCGAGATCTTGAACAAGCCGGGATCGCTGACGGCTGACGAGTTTGACCAGGTCAAGCTGCATTGCGCCCACGGGCGGGATATCCTCGGTGGACACCCGGCTTCCAGCGTCATTGCTTACGCCCATCACGAGCGTTACAACGGGGGAGGTTATCCTCTTGGACTCAAGGGAAGGGACATCAACTACCTCGCTCAGATGGTGGGGATAGCCGACATTTACGACGCGCTCACATCCGAACGGTGTTACCGCAAGGCGCACGCGCCCCACGACGCTCTGGAATTAATCGCCGGTTCGGGGAACTGGTGGTTTGACACCAGGTTGGTGCATAACTTCGTGCGCTGCGTGGCGGCCTATCCTACGGGAACTTTGGTCGTGCTGAGTTCCGGGGAAGTCGGGGTCGTAGTCGACACCCCGCAGGCGCATCCCTTCTTCCCTAACGTGCGGATACTGCTCAACGCCCAGAGGCGAAAGGTGCTTCCTTACACCCGGTCGACCGTGCAGGAAAACCTGTGGGTCAGCCGGGTCTTGGACGACGAGGAAGTTCGGACCATCCGGCAAACGTTGGGGGAAATCTTCCAAAACGATTGA
- the trpE gene encoding anthranilate synthase component I, protein MSAVNPSIEQYRMLAETNNLIPVFQEWTIDMETPISIFKRLEPQGPCFLLESVEGGESLSRYSFMGFDPLWTLELKNGAGVMRSAAGEEAVSGHPLDILARTLGQYRCPDLDLPRFFGGAVGYFGYDLVRHLERLPASAPDNLGLPDCSVMFPETVLIFDHVQHTLKAVVNTMVGDNPDASHARACARIQRLRETLDGRFPEYGGLPATGNGQLRVVAETTPEAFKAAVRRAKEYIAAGEILQVVLSLRLRVPLQTPPFEMYRRLRIINPSPYLFYLDLGSATVVGASPEMLVRVEGGAVRTRPIAGTRPRGAGRAGDLAYEEELKGDAKERAEHLMLVDLGRNDLSRVCAPGSVQVPLFMAVERYSHVMHLTSEVRGTLESGRTALEALGAVFPAGTVSGAPKVRAMEIIEELEPSRRGIYAGAVGYLGLTGNLDTCIAIRTAVVRDGQVYIQAGAGIVADSDPDREYQEVMHKASALIRAAQGALT, encoded by the coding sequence TTGAGCGCGGTAAACCCCTCCATCGAACAATACCGGATGCTGGCGGAGACAAATAACCTGATTCCCGTTTTTCAGGAATGGACCATCGACATGGAGACCCCGATTTCCATTTTCAAGCGTCTAGAGCCCCAAGGCCCGTGTTTCTTGCTGGAGAGCGTGGAGGGTGGCGAAAGCCTGAGCCGGTACTCCTTTATGGGCTTCGATCCCTTGTGGACGCTGGAATTGAAGAACGGTGCGGGCGTGATGCGCAGCGCAGCCGGCGAAGAGGCGGTGAGCGGTCATCCCCTCGATATCCTGGCCCGTACGTTGGGGCAGTACCGCTGTCCCGACCTTGATCTGCCCCGGTTTTTCGGCGGCGCCGTCGGGTATTTCGGCTATGACCTGGTCCGCCACCTGGAGCGGCTGCCGGCGAGCGCCCCGGACAACCTCGGTCTTCCGGACTGCAGCGTGATGTTCCCGGAAACGGTGTTGATTTTCGACCACGTCCAGCACACCCTGAAAGCGGTGGTGAACACCATGGTCGGCGATAATCCCGATGCCTCCCACGCGCGAGCCTGTGCCCGGATTCAACGCCTGCGGGAGACCCTGGACGGACGGTTTCCGGAATACGGCGGCCTTCCGGCCACGGGGAACGGGCAGCTTCGGGTGGTGGCGGAGACCACCCCGGAGGCCTTTAAGGCCGCGGTGCGCCGGGCCAAGGAGTACATCGCCGCGGGAGAAATACTACAAGTGGTTCTATCCCTGCGGCTGCGGGTTCCGCTGCAAACACCGCCCTTTGAAATGTACCGGAGGCTCCGGATCATCAATCCCTCGCCGTACCTGTTCTACCTGGACCTGGGCTCCGCCACGGTGGTCGGCGCCTCTCCGGAGATGCTGGTCCGGGTGGAGGGCGGCGCGGTGCGGACCAGGCCGATTGCCGGAACCCGCCCCCGGGGCGCCGGCCGGGCCGGCGACCTGGCCTACGAGGAAGAACTGAAAGGGGACGCGAAGGAGCGGGCGGAGCACCTGATGTTGGTCGACCTGGGCCGGAATGACCTGTCCCGGGTGTGCGCACCCGGTTCGGTGCAAGTCCCCCTGTTTATGGCCGTGGAGCGCTATTCTCACGTGATGCATCTCACCTCGGAGGTCCGGGGGACCCTTGAGTCCGGACGAACCGCCCTGGAGGCGCTGGGGGCCGTGTTCCCCGCGGGCACGGTAAGCGGCGCGCCGAAGGTGCGGGCCATGGAGATCATTGAGGAACTTGAACCCTCCCGCCGCGGTATCTACGCCGGGGCGGTCGGTTACCTGGGATTGACCGGGAACCTGGATACCTGTATCGCCATCCGCACCGCCGTCGTCCGCGACGGCCAGGTCTATATCCAGGCCGGGGCGGGCATCGTCGCTGATTCCGATCCGGACCGCGAGTACCAGGAAGTGATGCACAAGGCATCCGCCTTGATTCGGGCGGCACAGGGGGCCTTAACGTGA
- a CDS encoding nucleoside recognition domain-containing protein, whose translation MLELVGAVSKWAIPVFLAVVLIAGAGRRVRVFEAFVEGAEQGFGMAVKLIPYLVAMVVAISVFRASGAMDSFVGLIAPLLALVGAPAEIVPHALMRPLSGGAALGIAAELIEKHGPDSFIGLLVSTMQGSTDTTFYVLTLYFGAVGVRRYRYAVASGLTADLTTLLASLFIVGLVFGG comes from the coding sequence ATGCTAGAGCTGGTCGGGGCCGTCTCCAAATGGGCTATTCCGGTCTTCCTCGCCGTGGTCCTGATTGCGGGGGCCGGCCGCCGGGTCCGGGTGTTCGAGGCCTTTGTGGAAGGCGCCGAGCAAGGATTTGGAATGGCGGTCAAGCTCATTCCCTATCTGGTGGCGATGGTGGTCGCCATCAGCGTTTTCCGGGCCTCGGGCGCCATGGACTCCTTCGTGGGGCTGATCGCCCCGCTGCTTGCTTTGGTCGGCGCGCCGGCGGAGATTGTGCCCCACGCCCTGATGCGTCCACTTTCCGGGGGCGCCGCCCTGGGGATCGCCGCCGAACTGATCGAAAAACACGGACCCGACAGTTTCATCGGACTGCTGGTCTCAACGATGCAGGGTTCGACCGACACCACCTTCTACGTGCTGACACTGTATTTCGGGGCCGTGGGGGTGAGGCGGTACCGCTACGCCGTGGCCTCCGGCCTGACGGCGGATTTGACCACCCTCCTGGCGTCCCTCTTCATCGTGGGCCTCGTTTTTGGAGGTTAG
- a CDS encoding HD domain-containing phosphohydrolase: MRRVPVSALVPGMRIAREVAGGHGEVYLQTGVILTPGYIRKLAELGFVSVYVRDALLGDLHVAQAEDVVRDETRREAVSGVANLLRETAESGAKVIEPPRELARTVSDMVSQVVENPSPTINIYDLRAQNEYLYHHSVNVCALALVIGAQIGLSRRELYELGIGALMHDVGKIRVPAEILDKPGKLSAEEFDLVKKHTLHAEELLQNNPPAAALAGMHHERLNGEGYPRGLKAGEIPPLVQIVGIADLFDALTADRCYRKAYRPDQALEMLLGAGDFWFDFDLVRAFVVNVAAYPVGTLVELNSREIGVVVSTPKGFPTQPVVRVFVAADGGWLGDAHDVSTLDKCLFVARVLDEEEISFIKKALHSGQA, from the coding sequence ATGCGTAGAGTCCCTGTTTCAGCCTTGGTCCCGGGCATGCGGATCGCCAGGGAAGTAGCGGGAGGCCACGGTGAGGTCTACCTCCAAACCGGAGTCATCCTCACGCCAGGGTACATCCGCAAGCTGGCTGAACTCGGCTTTGTGTCCGTATATGTGCGCGATGCTTTGCTGGGTGATCTCCACGTAGCCCAAGCCGAGGACGTAGTGCGCGATGAAACCCGGCGCGAAGCAGTCAGCGGAGTTGCTAACCTCCTCCGGGAAACGGCGGAGTCCGGGGCCAAGGTGATTGAGCCGCCGAGAGAACTGGCCCGGACGGTCAGTGACATGGTGAGTCAAGTTGTGGAGAACCCCTCCCCAACCATCAACATCTACGACCTCCGTGCCCAAAATGAGTATTTGTACCACCACTCAGTCAATGTCTGCGCCCTGGCGCTGGTTATCGGCGCGCAGATCGGCCTCTCCCGGCGTGAGCTGTATGAACTGGGAATCGGAGCGCTGATGCACGACGTGGGGAAGATCAGAGTTCCCGCGGAAATCCTGGACAAGCCCGGAAAACTGAGCGCGGAGGAGTTCGATCTGGTTAAGAAACACACGCTGCATGCCGAGGAGTTGCTTCAGAACAATCCCCCGGCGGCGGCGTTGGCCGGTATGCATCACGAGCGGCTGAACGGCGAGGGTTACCCAAGAGGGCTGAAGGCAGGGGAGATCCCGCCGCTGGTCCAGATTGTCGGCATTGCCGATCTGTTCGACGCCCTGACGGCCGACCGGTGCTACCGGAAGGCCTACCGTCCGGACCAGGCTCTGGAGATGCTGCTGGGGGCCGGAGATTTCTGGTTTGACTTCGATCTGGTACGTGCTTTTGTGGTCAACGTGGCGGCCTACCCGGTCGGCACACTGGTGGAACTGAACTCCAGGGAGATCGGTGTGGTGGTGAGCACGCCCAAGGGGTTCCCGACCCAACCGGTGGTGCGCGTGTTTGTCGCGGCTGATGGTGGTTGGCTGGGCGACGCGCATGATGTCTCCACCCTGGACAAATGCCTGTTTGTAGCCAGGGTGTTGGACGAGGAAGAGATCTCTTTCATCAAGAAGGCTTTGCACAGCGGGCAGGCTTAA
- the trpB gene encoding tryptophan synthase subunit beta, translating to MLPDEKGYYGAFGGRYVPETLMSALEELGQAYQSARADERFQQEIDYYLSHYVGRPSPLHFAANLSRYAGGARIYLKREDLNHTGAHKINNTLGQALLARRMGKKRLIAETGAGQHGVATATAAALFGFSCTIFMGVEDVRRQALNVFRMRLLGAEVVEVAAGSKTLKDAMNEAIRDWVTNVEHTYYLIGSVAGPHPYPLMVREFQSVIGRETRRQAVRLTGGLPDYVVACVGGGSNAMGMFSEFLGEPKVCLVGVEAGGLGPETGRHAATLSRGRPGVLHGSLSYLLQDDHGQVLPVHSVSAGLDYPGVGPELSYLKDSGRVLFTAATDAEALDAFRLLCRTEGILPALESAHAVAEAVKLARTLTPAASIVVNLSGRGDKDVETVAGEVRP from the coding sequence ATGCTGCCGGATGAGAAGGGGTACTACGGCGCTTTCGGGGGCCGCTACGTTCCCGAGACACTCATGTCGGCGCTTGAGGAGTTGGGGCAGGCCTATCAGAGCGCCCGGGCGGACGAGCGGTTCCAGCAGGAGATCGACTACTACCTGAGTCACTATGTGGGCCGGCCGAGCCCCCTGCACTTCGCCGCGAACCTGAGCCGTTACGCCGGAGGCGCCCGTATCTACCTCAAGAGGGAGGACTTGAACCATACCGGGGCGCACAAGATCAACAACACCCTCGGCCAGGCGCTGCTGGCCCGGCGGATGGGGAAAAAGCGGCTCATCGCCGAGACGGGCGCCGGACAGCACGGCGTGGCCACCGCTACGGCGGCCGCGCTGTTTGGGTTTTCCTGCACCATCTTTATGGGCGTCGAGGACGTGCGGCGTCAGGCGCTGAACGTGTTCCGGATGCGGCTTTTGGGCGCCGAGGTGGTTGAGGTGGCCGCGGGGAGCAAAACCCTGAAAGACGCGATGAACGAGGCCATCCGCGATTGGGTGACCAACGTGGAACACACCTACTACCTGATCGGTTCGGTGGCCGGGCCCCACCCGTACCCTTTGATGGTCCGGGAATTCCAGTCGGTGATCGGGAGGGAGACGCGCCGGCAGGCCGTTCGGCTGACCGGTGGTCTGCCGGACTACGTGGTGGCCTGCGTTGGCGGGGGCTCGAACGCCATGGGCATGTTCTCGGAGTTCCTGGGGGAACCGAAGGTGTGTCTGGTCGGCGTGGAGGCCGGGGGGCTCGGCCCGGAAACGGGCCGCCACGCGGCGACCCTGTCCCGCGGTCGGCCGGGGGTGCTGCACGGTTCGCTGAGTTACCTGTTGCAGGATGACCACGGCCAGGTGCTGCCGGTGCATTCGGTCTCCGCCGGGCTGGACTACCCGGGGGTGGGCCCGGAACTGAGCTATCTAAAAGATTCGGGCCGGGTCCTCTTCACCGCCGCCACGGACGCCGAGGCGTTGGACGCTTTCCGGCTGCTCTGCCGGACGGAGGGCATCCTGCCCGCGCTGGAAAGCGCCCACGCCGTCGCCGAGGCGGTGAAGCTGGCCCGGACGCTGACGCCGGCGGCGTCGATCGTCGTCAAC
- a CDS encoding phosphoribosylanthranilate isomerase has product MTLVKICGITNLDTALAAAAAGADALGFVFASGRRRVAPETARDIIRRLPPEVLTVGVFVDEDPETVRGIAAYCGLGALQFHGRESPDYCRDFQVRVVKAFGVTRSSAGDLERDSAAYPVWALLLDTAAGGRPGGTGRVFDWRLVESLKFSRPVILAGGLNPENVQAAITAVRPYGVDVSTGVETGGVKDPEKIRRFITLAREAG; this is encoded by the coding sequence ATGACCCTGGTTAAAATCTGCGGGATTACCAACCTTGATACCGCCCTGGCGGCGGCGGCCGCCGGCGCAGACGCCCTAGGCTTCGTGTTCGCTTCGGGGAGACGCCGGGTCGCACCGGAAACGGCACGCGACATCATCCGGAGACTGCCCCCGGAAGTGCTCACCGTGGGGGTTTTCGTGGACGAAGATCCGGAAACGGTCCGTGGAATCGCTGCGTACTGCGGGCTGGGGGCGCTCCAATTCCACGGGCGGGAAAGTCCGGACTACTGCCGGGATTTTCAGGTGCGGGTAGTCAAAGCTTTCGGGGTGACCAGGAGTTCCGCCGGGGACCTGGAGCGGGACAGCGCCGCGTATCCGGTCTGGGCGCTGTTGCTGGACACCGCCGCAGGGGGGCGGCCGGGCGGCACGGGGCGGGTGTTCGACTGGCGGCTCGTGGAGTCCCTGAAGTTCTCCCGGCCGGTCATTCTGGCGGGGGGCTTGAATCCCGAAAACGTCCAGGCGGCGATCACCGCCGTCCGCCCTTACGGGGTGGACGTTTCCACGGGGGTCGAAACCGGGGGGGTCAAAGACCCGGAGAAAATTCGCCGTTTCATTACACTGGCAAGGGAGGCGGGATGA
- a CDS encoding aminodeoxychorismate/anthranilate synthase component II, whose amino-acid sequence MILMIDNYDSFTYNLVHYLAELGREVRVARNDTVRLAEVDALAPSAIVISPGPGSPDSAGISLELVKHCAGRIPILGVCLGHQAIGQAFGGRVIRAARPMHGKTCPVEHDGKSIFRGLPSPFTATRYHSLIVDAGSLPPCLEVSARSPEGEIMALRHRRHPVEGVQFHPESILTEWGRELLANFLGLETGRRGGFRN is encoded by the coding sequence GTGATTCTGATGATTGACAATTACGACTCGTTCACCTACAACCTGGTGCACTACCTGGCGGAATTGGGCCGGGAGGTGCGGGTGGCGCGCAACGACACCGTCAGGCTGGCGGAAGTGGACGCCCTGGCGCCGTCGGCGATCGTGATTTCTCCCGGGCCGGGATCCCCCGACAGCGCCGGGATATCACTGGAGCTGGTGAAGCATTGCGCCGGCCGGATTCCGATCCTGGGCGTTTGCCTGGGCCACCAAGCGATCGGTCAGGCCTTCGGTGGGCGGGTGATCAGGGCGGCACGCCCGATGCATGGAAAAACGTGCCCGGTTGAACACGACGGAAAGTCGATTTTCCGGGGATTGCCCTCGCCCTTCACGGCCACGCGATATCATTCCCTGATCGTGGACGCGGGGAGCCTGCCGCCCTGTCTCGAAGTGAGTGCCCGCTCACCCGAGGGGGAAATCATGGCCTTGCGACACCGCCGCCATCCGGTCGAGGGAGTGCAGTTCCACCCGGAATCGATTCTGACCGAATGGGGACGGGAGTTGCTTGCCAATTTTCTCGGTCTGGAGACGGGCCGGAGGGGAGGGTTTCGGAATTGA
- the trpC gene encoding indole-3-glycerol phosphate synthase TrpC, translated as MLDQIIASKRSEVETLRRRTSLAAWREAAAAAPPTRSLSRALRAQPGVSLIAEVKGRSPSAGVIRAAFDPVEIAGLYEGAGAAAVSVLTDRTYFGGRPEYLSAIRQSVALPLLRKDFIISGHQVYESRVLGADAVLLIAAALDDHELKDLMELTVALGMEPLVEVHTPGELERATAAAASLVGINNRDLGTFRTDLKHTRELAAHLPAGVTKVSESGIRTREDMLTLAAWGVDAALVGEALMRAGDIGARVRELLGTA; from the coding sequence ATGCTGGACCAGATAATCGCCTCCAAGCGTAGCGAGGTGGAGACGCTGCGGCGGAGAACGTCACTGGCGGCCTGGCGGGAGGCGGCCGCCGCCGCGCCGCCCACCCGGAGCCTCAGCCGGGCGCTGCGGGCGCAGCCCGGGGTGTCCCTGATCGCCGAAGTTAAGGGCCGTTCCCCTTCGGCCGGAGTGATCCGGGCCGCCTTCGACCCGGTGGAAATCGCCGGCCTTTACGAGGGCGCCGGGGCCGCCGCCGTTTCCGTGCTTACGGACCGCACCTATTTCGGCGGCCGTCCGGAATACCTTTCGGCAATCCGGCAAAGCGTGGCCCTGCCGCTGTTGCGCAAGGATTTCATCATCTCCGGGCACCAGGTTTACGAGTCCCGCGTGCTGGGCGCGGACGCGGTCCTGTTAATCGCCGCCGCCCTGGACGACCACGAACTGAAAGACCTCATGGAACTGACCGTGGCGCTTGGCATGGAGCCTCTCGTCGAAGTCCATACCCCGGGGGAGCTGGAGCGCGCCACCGCTGCGGCGGCGAGTCTGGTGGGGATCAACAACCGGGACCTGGGCACTTTCCGGACCGATCTCAAGCACACCCGGGAATTGGCGGCCCATCTGCCGGCCGGGGTGACCAAAGTCAGCGAGAGCGGCATCCGCACCCGGGAGGACATGCTGACGCTGGCGGCCTGGGGTGTGGACGCCGCCCTGGTGGGGGAGGCCCTGATGCGGGCCGGCGACATCGGGGCCCGCGTCCGGGAACTCCTGGGGACGGCCTGA
- a CDS encoding nucleoside recognition domain-containing protein, whose amino-acid sequence MVNYVWLALMLLGILAAGLNGRIEIVTKAALEGAQLAVKTAFGLIAVMAFWLGVMRIAEQAGLVRVLAFLVRPLVRVLFPSVPRDHPAVGAMVMNLSANILGLGNAATPMGLIAMQELQRLNPYPDRASDAMCTFLALNTACLTLIPSTVIGIRALYGSAEPAAVVGTTIFATACGMTAAILADRFFRGVYRARGDRLC is encoded by the coding sequence ATGGTCAACTACGTGTGGCTTGCGCTGATGCTGTTGGGGATTCTGGCGGCGGGCCTAAACGGCCGGATCGAGATAGTGACCAAGGCGGCTCTGGAAGGGGCGCAACTGGCGGTAAAGACAGCGTTCGGGCTGATCGCGGTTATGGCCTTCTGGCTGGGGGTCATGAGAATCGCCGAACAAGCCGGGCTGGTGCGGGTACTGGCTTTCCTGGTCCGGCCGCTGGTCCGCGTCCTTTTTCCGAGCGTGCCCAGGGACCATCCGGCCGTAGGGGCGATGGTGATGAACTTAAGCGCGAACATCTTAGGACTCGGCAACGCCGCTACGCCGATGGGGCTGATCGCGATGCAGGAGCTTCAAAGACTGAATCCGTATCCGGACCGGGCTTCGGACGCGATGTGCACTTTTCTGGCGCTGAACACCGCCTGCCTGACGCTGATTCCTTCAACGGTCATCGGGATCCGGGCGCTGTACGGCTCGGCTGAACCGGCCGCGGTGGTGGGCACCACCATTTTCGCCACGGCTTGCGGCATGACGGCCGCCATCCTGGCCGACCGTTTCTTCCGGGGGGTTTACAGGGCCCGGGGTGATCGACTATGCTAG